The nucleotide sequence AGGTTTTGAACAAGAATTTGACCAAGCCTTCGAAAAATTGGGAGGTAAGGTAAAGAGTGAAGATAAACCAGTCCGTTATGACCCTAAAGCCGCTACTCTAGATAGTGAAGCGACGGCGGCCTTTAACGGAAAACCTGATGCGGTAGCCGCCGTTTTGTATACTGAAACCGGCAGTTTGCTGTTACAAGCCGCTTATAAACAGGGACTATTAGACGGCGTAACCGTATTACTAACTGATGGGGTTTACTCACCAGACTTTACCAAACAGGTTGGAAAAGCCTCAGACGGTAAGTCTATTATTACTGGTGCATTGGGAACCGTCCCGGCGGCCGATGGGAAAGCTTTAGGAGACTTTACCCAACTCTGGACACAGAAAACCGGCAAAGAAGTCACCGCTTATGTGCCTCATTCTTGGGATGCGGCAGTTTTGATGATGTTAGCGGCACAAGCGGCAAAAAGCAACACAGGAGAAGGCATCAAGAGCAAAATTCGCGAGGTAGCTAATGCTCCGGGGACTGAAGTCACTGATCCCTGTCAGGCACTTGCATTAATCAAAAAAGGAGAAGATATCAACTATCAAGGAGCCAGTGGCAATGTAGATATCGATGAAAATGGGGATGTTGTGGGTAGCTATGATGTTTGGACCGTTAACGATGATGGCTCTTTAAAAGTCATTGATAAAGTCAAGCCTGCTCAATAGGAGGAAGCTTTGTAGGTATTGGGTTTTAAGTGTTAGTTACTCAATGAAAGGAGCTAACCTTTAAAACCCAAAATTTATTTAACAAATAGGTCAGGATAGGGTTTTTATAAGAGGTAAACTCTTACTAAAATTTGAATCATTACAACAATCTGCCTATGTTAAATCCTAGGATTTTTTCTGGCGTTTAGCCAATCTTTTTTTCAAGGCAGATAAGCCTCCTAAAGCCGTTCCAGCACTCAACATAACCCGAGTAGAAGGCTGAGAAACCTAACCCCCAATTCACTGATAGCTTACTTAGCTTAAAAAATCTAATCAAAGCCCTGTTTACTTCATATCCATAGCCGTGACTAAAGAAGCAGAAATAAACGGTAAAATCTTTTTATTTTGACTATGAGCTTTTCCTTCTATAAACACCACTAAAATATAAGGAGGCCGCTCAGGAATTTCGATATAAGCCGCATCATGACGCACTTGAGAAGTCCAACCGGCTTTTGACCAGATACGAGCATTTGAGGGTAAACCTTCTCCAAGAAAACCAATTACTTGATTTTCATCGCCGCTATCTTCAGGAGGATTAAGAGTACGCGATAGCAAACTCATCATTTGTTGTGAACGCTCAGAAGACACAGCAATTCCTCCGACTATGGTATGGAGTAAGCGAGTGATAGCATTAGTCGTCAGCATATTGCGATTGTCCATTAATTCGCCTAAAAATGCTCTTTCGCGTCCATAGGGGCCATCTCCCCAAGTTTTTTGATTAACATTAATCGCCTCTAATTCTTCCCATCCTAAAGATTTATAGTAGCGATTGACAATATTGCGTTGCTGCTTCCAAGTTTCAAAGGGTCCGGGAGGTAATTCAGGTCCACTGGTTGTCCCTGTTAACACATCTACCACTAAGCCAGTAGCATCATTACTCGAGTCAACAATCATATCTCGAATAGCGCGATCTAATTCAGTTGAAGGTGGAATCATCCCTCCTTCTAACCATTCATGAATAGCGACCAAATAAAATAATTTAACCACACTAGCCGGATAAATACGTTCATCTCCTCGATAGCTAAATCCCCGGATAGGATATTTCCAAAATTCTTCAGGAGAAATGGCCCCACC is from Gloeothece verrucosa PCC 7822 and encodes:
- a CDS encoding ABC transporter substrate-binding protein: MSSNKRQIKSPITLTLVISAFTTSIFTTSCSSTKTGDGGSTASSPASTTPDVATGGNEGLKLGALLPKTGDLAAIGQNMPGAVKLAVDTVNACGGVNDKPVTLVEEDDQTDPAAGASAMSKLATVDRVAGVVGAFASSVSTAAVDIAVQNKIMLVSPGSTSPVFTENAKKGLYQGFWARTAPPDTYQAQALAALAHKKGFKTASTVVINNDYGVGFEQEFDQAFEKLGGKVKSEDKPVRYDPKAATLDSEATAAFNGKPDAVAAVLYTETGSLLLQAAYKQGLLDGVTVLLTDGVYSPDFTKQVGKASDGKSIITGALGTVPAADGKALGDFTQLWTQKTGKEVTAYVPHSWDAAVLMMLAAQAAKSNTGEGIKSKIREVANAPGTEVTDPCQALALIKKGEDINYQGASGNVDIDENGDVVGSYDVWTVNDDGSLKVIDKVKPAQ
- a CDS encoding serine hydrolase — protein: MPFFRSDEQLQQLGTEILEKTWAEFPALQQHQIALSWLVYDAPVIVNTGGAISPEEFWKYPIRGFSYRGDERIYPASVVKLFYLVAIHEWLEGGMIPPSTELDRAIRDMIVDSSNDATGLVVDVLTGTTSGPELPPGPFETWKQQRNIVNRYYKSLGWEELEAINVNQKTWGDGPYGRERAFLGELMDNRNMLTTNAITRLLHTIVGGIAVSSERSQQMMSLLSRTLNPPEDSGDENQVIGFLGEGLPSNARIWSKAGWTSQVRHDAAYIEIPERPPYILVVFIEGKAHSQNKKILPFISASLVTAMDMK